The following proteins are co-located in the Rattus norvegicus strain BN/NHsdMcwi chromosome X, GRCr8, whole genome shotgun sequence genome:
- the Hsfx3l gene encoding heat shock transcription factor, X-linked member 3 — protein sequence MFSALQSRVSLMASQNMGECCVTKLDLPVGQGAGKETASNSSSQLHVCSRKGLLESGNLVSAQDPALEESLQPEDQSQPTANEEGDNDLLRLPFLKKLWMIAHNKAFESVNWSEDGDNIVIEVDMFQREVLQHRDARKIFEIESFKNFICQLYMHGFRKIDPENSALRSGDNSKTMVYYNFNFQRDKPELLENIERSKWRNAAQVCEAQSLLTSGEDPGPSPMKMKLLPTKHSPWLHKAKEGGMKLQQAFSNKEAPAGNLSKGPSCPFRKSNIPVSAPDNSSYQDMCNSCKDGSPGNDIDYPSAEMEVAGNELTSSSWDLGYGSMRSLYKLCRSILKAALSAISIRKNIVKEEEEEEKDEDKEEDDEKEKENEENDNEYEDDIDEEDDYDEGEEDGEEEEEEMEEEEDEEDHYSNNKCIICMVLKNLNMFLNSGPTTA from the exons ATGTTTAGTGCTCTGCAGTCCAGAGTAAGCCTGATGGCCAGTCAGAATATGGGTGAGTGCTGTGTTACCAAGCTGGATCTTCCTGTTGGACAAGGAGCAGGCAAAGAGACAGCATCCAATTCTTCATCTCAACTACACGTATGTTCAAGGAAAGGTTTGTTGGAGTCAGGTAACCTAGTCAGTGCACAAGACCCAGCCTTAGAAGAAAGTCTCCAACCTGAAGACCAAAGCCAGCCTACAGCCAATGAGGAAGGTGACAACGACCTCCTGAGACTTCCCTTCCTTAAGAAGCTGTGGATGATAGCACACAACAAGGCCTTTGAGTCTGTGAACTGGAGTGAGGATGGAGACAACATAGTCATTGAAGTAGACATGTTTCAGAGAGAGGTCCTCCAGCACAGGGATGCAAGGAAGATTTTTGAAATAGAAAGCTTTAAGAATTTTATTTGCCAACTCTACATGCATGGATTCAGAAAGATTGACCCAGAGAATTCTGCACTGCGCTCTGGAGACAACAGTAAAACAATG GTCTATTATAACTTCAATTTCCAGAGGGACAAGCCAGAGCTCCTGGAGAATATTGAGAGGAGCAAATGGAGAAATGCGGCTCAGGTATGCGAGGCACAATCTCTTCTCACAAGTGGTGAGGATCCAGGACCCAGTCCAATGAAGATGAAGCTTTTACCTACCAAGCATTCCCCATGGTTACATAAGGCCAAGGAAGGTGGTATGAAGTTACAGCAGGCATTTAGCAACAAAGAGGCACCTGCAGGCAACCTTTCCAAGGGACCTTCCTGTCCATTTAGGAAGAGCAACATCCCTGTAAGTGCCCCAGACAACTCTTCATATCAGGATATGTGTAACTCATGTAAAGATGGATCTCCAGGTAATGATATAGATTATCCATCAGCTGAGATGGAAGTGGCTGGGAATGAGCTCACCAGCTCCTCATGGGACCTCGGATATGGCTCCATGAGGTCTCTATACAAGTTATGCAGATCTATCCTGAAAGCCGCCCTCTCAGCCATATCTATAAGGAAGAACATtgtgaaagaagaggaagaggaggagaaggatgaagataaggaggaagatgatgagaaggaaaaggaaaatgaggaaaatgacAATGAGTATGAGGATGATATTGATGAGGAAGATGATTATGATGAAGGTGAGGaagatggggaagaggaagaagaggagatggaggaagaggaagatgaggaagatcaCTACTCAAATAACAAGTGTATAATTTGTATGGTATTAAAAAACTTAAACATGTTCTTGAACTCAGGGCCCACTACAGCCTAG